A stretch of Leptospira perdikensis DNA encodes these proteins:
- a CDS encoding UTP--glucose-1-phosphate uridylyltransferase, producing MEKQKSDQLIRDTMKAAGLTDAFIADFITKVDAVRNGETGMVNWEEVGDLDPKTDEISLETIHSSYATDLSLLSKLVVIKLNGGLGTSMGLDKAKSLIPIKDSMSFLAVMSKQIEFIRSEYGVDVPLLFMDSYNTQKDSQKELEKNGFKQTLRTSFLQNKVPRLDAKTFVPIQNKNEKENWCPPGHGDIYFTMVQEGILDELLSKGFEIAFLSNGDNLGATVDPHIVSYLLKEDIHFAMEMTPKTLADKKGGAIYRKTLSGKFIKYELLETAQVPKEHENEFSGLGKFRTFSTNNLWINLRALKERFNQGNFSLSLIVNPKQVDGKPVIQLETAMGSAVGNFSKFKGIIIPRDRFAPVKKTEDYLIRRSDAYVLNSDFSLTMTKERKSAGLGEILVLLDETHYKKIDQFDSLFKEYPSLLYCEELVVSGEILFDVPVALKGKVKFQNLSGGLKTISSLNRKEFQNETISL from the coding sequence ATGGAGAAACAGAAGTCGGATCAATTGATTAGAGATACTATGAAGGCCGCAGGTCTTACCGACGCATTCATTGCCGATTTTATTACCAAGGTAGATGCTGTGAGAAACGGCGAAACGGGAATGGTCAATTGGGAAGAAGTTGGAGACTTGGATCCCAAAACGGATGAAATCTCTTTAGAAACCATCCATTCTTCTTACGCTACAGACCTTAGTCTTCTGTCCAAATTGGTGGTGATTAAATTGAACGGAGGTCTTGGAACTAGTATGGGACTCGACAAAGCGAAGTCTTTGATTCCCATCAAAGACTCTATGTCGTTTCTTGCTGTGATGTCTAAACAAATTGAGTTCATTCGTTCAGAGTATGGGGTTGATGTTCCTCTTCTTTTTATGGATTCTTATAATACACAAAAAGATTCCCAAAAAGAATTAGAGAAAAACGGATTTAAACAAACTCTTCGCACTAGTTTTTTACAAAACAAAGTACCTCGATTGGATGCAAAAACCTTTGTCCCCATCCAAAATAAAAATGAAAAAGAAAATTGGTGCCCACCGGGTCATGGTGATATTTACTTCACTATGGTTCAGGAGGGTATTTTGGATGAATTACTCTCTAAGGGATTTGAAATTGCCTTCCTTTCCAATGGAGACAATTTAGGAGCTACGGTTGATCCACATATTGTGAGTTATCTTTTAAAGGAAGACATTCATTTCGCAATGGAGATGACTCCGAAGACTCTTGCCGATAAAAAAGGGGGGGCTATCTACCGAAAAACTCTAAGTGGTAAGTTTATTAAATACGAGTTGTTGGAAACTGCACAAGTTCCGAAAGAACATGAAAATGAATTCAGCGGTCTTGGTAAATTTAGAACTTTTTCCACCAACAATCTTTGGATCAATCTTCGTGCTTTGAAAGAAAGATTCAACCAAGGAAATTTTTCTTTGTCCCTCATTGTAAATCCGAAACAAGTAGATGGCAAACCGGTAATTCAATTGGAAACAGCGATGGGAAGTGCCGTTGGTAATTTTTCTAAATTCAAAGGGATTATCATTCCTAGGGACAGGTTTGCCCCAGTGAAAAAAACGGAAGATTATCTCATTCGTCGTTCTGACGCCTATGTACTCAATTCTGACTTTTCTCTCACTATGACAAAGGAAAGAAAATCGGCAGGACTTGGTGAGATTTTGGTGCTTCTGGATGAAACTCATTATAAAAAAATAGATCAATTTGATTCTTTATTCAAAGAATATCCTTCTCTTCTCTATTGTGAAGAGTTAGTGGTTTCAGGAGAAATTCTATTTGATGTTCCCGTAGCACTTAAAGGGAAAGTGAAATTTCAAAATCTATCAGGTGGATTAAAAACCATTTCTTCTTTAAACAGGAAGGAATTCCAAAACGAAACCATTTCTTTATGA
- a CDS encoding esterase/lipase family protein: MFRFIEYLERFWALLSFYLPSHLFVENNKDKNILIVPGFLAGRSYYSRLKSNLDNLGFKVGILSTLRDPLSLEEAVQHLANQILTAPNEVTLIAHNTGGLLVLILPDEARRKVKRLITLGTPFHGSDRFTNTRQSYWGYESEWVKTNYKNALFFPLFQPLSAIEDFSFPPQESTEFGQGRDLWFDIPGNYNLVRRNENIRTLREFLGTPKDSIAIHSSPKANPEFAVPKKIEVDFSKYEPSVYKKNQKQLAVKKKSGAKKTTPAKKSKPVSKPKAKKKAKKR; encoded by the coding sequence ATGTTTCGATTCATAGAATATCTGGAACGTTTTTGGGCGTTATTGTCGTTTTATCTTCCCAGCCATTTGTTTGTGGAGAATAATAAAGATAAAAATATATTGATTGTTCCTGGTTTTCTTGCCGGACGTTCCTACTATTCTAGACTCAAATCCAACTTAGACAACTTGGGATTCAAAGTAGGAATCCTTTCTACCTTACGTGACCCTTTATCTCTGGAAGAAGCGGTTCAACATCTGGCAAACCAAATCCTGACGGCACCTAACGAAGTGACTTTGATTGCTCATAACACCGGTGGGCTTCTCGTTTTGATTTTGCCTGATGAAGCCAGACGAAAAGTCAAACGCCTCATCACTCTTGGGACTCCTTTTCATGGTTCCGATCGATTTACTAATACAAGACAATCGTATTGGGGTTATGAATCCGAATGGGTCAAAACGAATTACAAAAATGCACTTTTCTTTCCTCTGTTCCAACCTCTCTCTGCGATTGAGGATTTTTCATTTCCTCCGCAAGAGAGTACTGAGTTTGGCCAAGGCCGTGATCTCTGGTTCGATATCCCCGGTAATTATAACTTAGTTAGAAGGAACGAGAACATCCGCACGCTGAGAGAGTTTTTAGGAACACCAAAAGACAGTATTGCCATTCATTCTTCACCGAAAGCAAACCCTGAGTTCGCAGTTCCAAAAAAGATTGAAGTGGATTTTTCTAAGTATGAACCATCAGTTTATAAAAAGAATCAAAAACAATTGGCCGTAAAAAAGAAGTCCGGGGCAAAAAAAACAACTCCGGCTAAAAAATCAAAACCTGTCTCGAAACCAAAAGCCAAAAAAAAGGCTAAAAAACGTTAG
- a CDS encoding four-helix bundle copper-binding protein: MNRKELLQKAGMAVAVSGILSTLSAEDHDHSTMTMPSAGKSKYSKAMMVAMHCQLSAEVCLSHCLTELGKGDKSLAACAVSTREVISLCDSFVKLASQSSSFTKKLANLCIEVCEACAKECDKHANHHTICKECRDSCLACIKELKKV; the protein is encoded by the coding sequence ATGAATCGCAAGGAATTATTACAAAAAGCAGGAATGGCAGTTGCCGTTTCAGGAATTTTATCTACACTTTCCGCAGAAGACCATGATCATTCTACAATGACAATGCCATCGGCAGGAAAATCTAAGTATTCTAAAGCAATGATGGTAGCCATGCATTGCCAACTTTCTGCTGAGGTTTGCCTCAGTCATTGCCTCACAGAACTTGGAAAAGGGGATAAGTCTCTCGCAGCTTGTGCGGTGAGTACAAGAGAAGTCATTAGTTTATGTGATTCTTTTGTGAAATTAGCTAGCCAGTCTTCCAGTTTCACGAAGAAGTTAGCAAATCTTTGTATTGAGGTTTGTGAAGCTTGTGCAAAGGAATGTGATAAACATGCTAATCATCACACAATCTGTAAAGAGTGTCGAGATAGCTGTCTTGCTTGTATCAAAGAGTTAAAAAAAGTTTAA
- a CDS encoding TraB/GumN family protein, whose amino-acid sequence MRSIKKTTPPRKSTKKGFKTIEPYLFQTIGKTEVHILGTAHVSKQSVDEVEKMIRTLKPDVICVELCESRMKSVEDPDYLKKLDIFKVFKERKMWLLLSSLILSSFQKKIGNKDIKPGDEMRKAITMGRTLKKPVMAVDREIQTTLKRSWGNVGFFSKMYLFSALLASLLVREDVSDDKIEEMKSDDILKDLFSQIPKKYESVKHVIIDERDVYLAEKIRQATEGKSTKKVLAVVGAGHLAGIARNIQTKNDLSVLDEVPKRKWWDNISIILYPTFFAGLIGYTTWSQGGEAGMDLFSKLIYIKGGLAALGALIAWAHPISILLAFITAPIGTFVPIFKAGWVSALSESYLRKPLVEDFEHIAEDSESFVGFWKNRVLHIFLVFFLPQFGSTIGTFIVAGKGLKNLL is encoded by the coding sequence ATGCGTTCAATCAAAAAAACTACTCCCCCAAGAAAATCTACCAAAAAAGGTTTCAAAACAATTGAACCTTATCTCTTCCAAACCATCGGAAAAACGGAAGTCCACATTCTCGGAACGGCCCATGTTTCCAAACAAAGTGTAGATGAAGTCGAAAAAATGATCCGAACACTCAAACCCGATGTCATTTGTGTTGAGTTATGTGAGTCTCGAATGAAGTCGGTAGAAGATCCCGACTACTTAAAAAAGTTAGATATATTCAAAGTATTTAAAGAAAGAAAGATGTGGTTACTTCTATCTAGTCTCATTCTTTCTTCTTTTCAAAAGAAAATCGGAAATAAGGATATCAAACCTGGTGATGAAATGCGTAAAGCAATCACTATGGGTCGAACACTGAAAAAACCAGTGATGGCTGTAGATCGGGAAATCCAAACCACACTAAAAAGGTCTTGGGGGAACGTAGGTTTTTTCTCTAAGATGTATCTTTTCAGTGCTTTACTTGCTTCCCTTCTTGTTCGCGAAGATGTATCGGATGATAAAATCGAAGAAATGAAATCGGATGATATCCTAAAAGATCTCTTTTCTCAAATTCCCAAAAAATATGAATCTGTCAAACATGTGATCATTGATGAAAGAGATGTGTATCTAGCAGAAAAAATTCGCCAGGCTACCGAAGGAAAGTCGACGAAAAAAGTTTTGGCCGTGGTCGGTGCAGGTCATTTGGCAGGGATTGCAAGAAACATCCAAACAAAAAACGACTTGTCTGTGTTAGATGAAGTTCCTAAACGAAAATGGTGGGACAATATCAGTATCATTCTATATCCAACTTTTTTTGCAGGCCTTATCGGTTATACCACTTGGAGCCAAGGTGGAGAAGCTGGTATGGATCTTTTTTCTAAACTTATTTATATCAAAGGTGGTCTTGCGGCTCTCGGGGCTCTCATTGCTTGGGCCCATCCCATTTCTATTTTACTTGCATTCATTACGGCTCCCATTGGAACTTTTGTTCCGATTTTTAAGGCAGGTTGGGTGAGTGCTCTTTCCGAATCGTATTTACGTAAGCCCCTAGTAGAAGATTTCGAACATATTGCGGAAGATTCAGAATCATTTGTTGGTTTTTGGAAAAATCGTGTCCTCCACATCTTTCTCGTTTTTTTTCTTCCACAATTTGGATCTACCATTGGAACTTTCATTGTTGCAGGAAAAGGCTTGAAGAATTTACTTTAG
- a CDS encoding chemotaxis protein CheD, whose protein sequence is MSIKSKIINVGIADIKVGKDTDVLRTTLGSCIGIVLYDPEQKVGAISHIMLAKDPTGKDASKFPHKYGETALPILIEMMKQQGSNIGQYSCRMFGGASMFKGINSQFLQNIGEQNIAIVKKFMEEKKIPVIVEDVAGNEGRTISLYCDDGRVLLKKAGMEKYLYKVR, encoded by the coding sequence ATGTCTATAAAATCCAAAATCATCAATGTGGGAATTGCCGACATCAAGGTCGGAAAAGATACGGATGTGCTTAGAACTACACTAGGTTCGTGCATAGGAATCGTTTTGTATGATCCTGAGCAGAAAGTAGGAGCCATTTCCCACATCATGCTTGCCAAAGATCCAACGGGCAAGGACGCTTCCAAGTTTCCGCATAAGTACGGGGAAACTGCCCTACCCATCCTTATCGAAATGATGAAACAACAAGGATCCAACATTGGCCAATACTCTTGTCGAATGTTCGGCGGAGCATCCATGTTTAAGGGAATCAATTCCCAGTTTTTACAAAACATTGGGGAACAGAACATAGCAATTGTCAAAAAATTTATGGAAGAGAAAAAAATCCCTGTCATAGTGGAAGATGTGGCGGGGAACGAAGGAAGAACCATCAGTCTTTACTGTGACGACGGACGTGTTTTGCTAAAAAAAGCTGGTATGGAAAAATACCTTTATAAGGTGCGTTAG
- a CDS encoding HDOD domain-containing protein, with product MLKSKVDEVLQDVNKLPAISSVVSKVLEKLQKPDVNIADLAQEISKDPAITANVIKLSNSAYYRASKPIRTVQEALMTLGIKTVKEIVLLTAAKGILSQDLNSYQLEAAQLWTSSLLVAELSSKIVQHKKLKIDKDLAFTSGLLCSVGKIVLAQFFSPVMMQIKTDLKDNQEPFSVLEKKYFGYTHMEVSENLLKRWNFPQELTDVVANYLTPENSKSNPLLTSVVHIASILIVVSGIGIDIGGESVPISPFALNQTGVTEADIETYFVHIPDLQAGLADLLNV from the coding sequence ATGCTAAAATCAAAGGTTGATGAAGTATTACAAGACGTAAATAAACTACCTGCCATTTCGTCGGTTGTATCAAAGGTATTGGAAAAACTCCAAAAACCAGATGTAAATATCGCTGACCTTGCACAGGAGATTTCGAAAGACCCGGCCATCACTGCAAACGTTATTAAACTTTCTAACTCTGCGTATTATAGGGCATCCAAACCAATCCGGACGGTTCAAGAAGCCCTGATGACTCTCGGAATCAAAACGGTAAAAGAAATTGTCCTTCTCACGGCAGCCAAAGGGATTTTGTCTCAAGACCTAAACAGTTACCAATTGGAAGCTGCACAACTTTGGACCTCTTCCTTACTTGTAGCCGAACTTTCTAGTAAAATTGTACAACACAAAAAACTCAAAATCGATAAGGATCTTGCCTTCACGTCTGGACTTCTTTGTAGTGTTGGTAAAATTGTTCTCGCTCAGTTCTTTAGTCCTGTCATGATGCAAATCAAAACCGATCTAAAAGACAACCAAGAACCCTTCTCAGTGTTAGAGAAAAAATATTTCGGATACACTCATATGGAAGTGTCTGAAAATCTTTTAAAACGTTGGAATTTTCCACAAGAGTTAACTGACGTTGTGGCAAATTATTTAACGCCAGAAAATTCAAAAAGTAATCCTCTCCTCACTTCTGTTGTCCATATTGCCAGTATCCTAATTGTGGTTTCTGGAATTGGAATTGATATCGGTGGGGAATCAGTTCCGATTTCACCATTTGCATTAAACCAAACAGGCGTTACAGAAGCAGATATCGAAACTTATTTTGTTCATATCCCTGATTTACAAGCCGGCCTAGCTGATTTGTTAAACGTTTAA
- a CDS encoding shikimate kinase: MNIIFIGARGAGKSKVSRSLSKQTEFPVVSTDSVVVYEAGGVPIPKFVEKHGWKTFRELEYSILQKLQGADGIILDCGGGILFDLDEFGNEVPSQRKLDLLRSLGRIVYLERGIDELIEKVKGDSTRPDLSKEASYRSILEKRLPIYQEAAHFKLNLSKLSKEEATERILDWLGIKSK, encoded by the coding sequence ATGAACATTATCTTTATTGGAGCAAGAGGGGCTGGCAAATCCAAAGTCTCTCGTTCCTTATCCAAACAAACAGAATTCCCCGTTGTTTCTACCGATTCCGTTGTCGTTTACGAAGCGGGTGGTGTGCCCATTCCTAAATTTGTAGAAAAGCACGGATGGAAAACTTTTCGTGAATTAGAATATTCAATTTTACAAAAGCTACAAGGAGCCGATGGGATCATTTTGGATTGTGGTGGTGGCATTTTATTTGATTTGGACGAATTCGGGAACGAAGTCCCAAGCCAAAGGAAATTGGATTTACTCCGAAGTTTAGGAAGGATTGTGTATTTGGAACGTGGGATAGATGAACTCATCGAAAAGGTAAAAGGAGATTCTACGAGACCTGACCTTTCCAAAGAGGCCTCCTACCGTTCCATTTTAGAAAAAAGACTACCTATCTACCAAGAAGCCGCTCATTTTAAGTTAAACCTTTCTAAACTTTCCAAAGAAGAAGCCACTGAACGGATATTAGACTGGCTCGGAATCAAATCTAAATAA
- a CDS encoding TPM domain-containing protein: protein MKFIFSDLRFGISVLFFANLIPFGISAKEIPVLERRVTWEVGTITNVDAEIWEKVLEEHEEKTSNQVAILVIRSLEGDILEEYSLKVTEEWRLGQKNQDNGVLILLSTEDRKVRIEVGYGLEGILTDAYCNRLIRNTMIPYFKSGEYEKGITAGLNEILSTLDTGITPEEPSLWEQFRSFRGIGAKDGWHLYLIGLIFVGIIFLFATILAFHKEDNSIWVFFFLLIFFQWVPSIFYGFYGWVICNFIYIVGFIFVRLTRNKISWVKALSEKISGSVTYSSGSSSGGGWSSSGGSSGGGFSGGGGSFGGGGSSGSW, encoded by the coding sequence ATGAAATTTATATTTTCAGATCTCCGTTTCGGGATCTCCGTTCTTTTTTTTGCAAATCTGATTCCCTTTGGTATTTCTGCAAAAGAGATTCCTGTTTTGGAAAGGCGAGTCACTTGGGAGGTAGGAACCATAACCAATGTTGATGCTGAAATTTGGGAAAAGGTTTTAGAAGAACACGAAGAAAAAACCTCCAACCAAGTTGCCATTCTCGTTATACGTTCGTTAGAAGGTGATATTTTAGAAGAGTATAGTTTGAAAGTTACAGAAGAGTGGAGGCTCGGACAAAAGAATCAAGACAATGGTGTCTTGATACTACTATCCACTGAGGACAGAAAAGTAAGGATCGAAGTGGGATATGGACTGGAAGGGATCCTAACCGATGCCTATTGCAATCGTCTGATCCGAAATACAATGATTCCGTATTTTAAGTCGGGAGAGTATGAAAAAGGGATCACTGCCGGGCTAAACGAAATCCTTTCGACCTTGGATACAGGTATTACACCAGAAGAGCCAAGTTTATGGGAGCAGTTCCGATCCTTTCGAGGAATTGGAGCCAAAGATGGTTGGCATTTGTATTTGATTGGTCTTATCTTCGTTGGGATCATTTTTCTTTTCGCAACTATTTTAGCCTTTCATAAAGAAGATAACAGTATATGGGTATTTTTCTTTTTGCTTATCTTTTTTCAGTGGGTCCCGTCTATTTTTTACGGATTTTATGGTTGGGTGATTTGTAATTTCATTTATATCGTTGGGTTTATATTTGTCCGCCTAACGAGAAATAAAATCTCTTGGGTAAAGGCTTTGTCTGAAAAAATTTCTGGTTCAGTAACTTATTCCTCCGGCAGTTCTTCTGGGGGAGGTTGGAGTTCTTCGGGAGGTTCTTCCGGTGGTGGGTTTAGCGGAGGAGGAGGGAGTTTTGGAGGTGGCGGCTCCAGTGGGAGTTGGTAA